In Candidatus Nitronauta litoralis, one DNA window encodes the following:
- a CDS encoding MinD/ParA family protein, with the protein MSSNLRIVAVGSGKGGVGKSLLCTNMAIAMALSGMKVVLVDTDYGASNLHALLGISNPKLGLKDLFQQKDLDPEDFLLNTGIDNLKFMSGSGDLPGSANLNEEQLSRVHSLIRALDADMAFLDLAPGNASANMDLFNLADDQVVVCTPEMTSAMNTLSFIKTGLFRKISEAFSDDREIHDVTDYSRHLGSDEEIFEINRLRMKVLDKDKEALAKLNTIIRNYRPYLILNRVRKKKDLLMGDNVVQLSRKYLEVETRFSGYLVESDRVHDSVDEMIPFLIKDPQSPPSQNIQKIVGALTQMDIHLAKKDDAIYVSKQIKLTAGWGS; encoded by the coding sequence ATGAGCTCCAATCTCAGAATTGTAGCTGTAGGCAGTGGCAAGGGCGGTGTTGGCAAAAGTCTGCTTTGTACCAACATGGCAATCGCCATGGCACTTAGCGGGATGAAGGTTGTTCTGGTTGATACCGATTACGGAGCATCCAACCTCCATGCGCTTTTGGGAATCAGCAACCCCAAACTTGGTCTTAAAGACCTTTTTCAACAGAAAGACCTGGATCCGGAAGACTTCCTGCTCAATACCGGCATTGACAATCTGAAGTTTATGAGCGGCTCAGGAGATCTTCCGGGTAGCGCCAACCTCAATGAAGAACAACTGTCACGTGTACACTCTCTCATCCGGGCACTGGATGCTGACATGGCATTTCTTGACCTTGCCCCCGGGAACGCCTCCGCCAATATGGATCTGTTCAATCTGGCGGATGATCAGGTTGTCGTGTGCACCCCAGAAATGACTTCCGCCATGAATACCCTGAGTTTTATCAAAACCGGGCTGTTCAGAAAAATCAGCGAAGCGTTCAGTGATGACCGCGAAATCCATGATGTTACTGACTATTCCCGCCACCTGGGTTCAGACGAGGAAATATTTGAGATCAACAGGCTCCGGATGAAAGTTCTGGACAAGGACAAAGAGGCCCTGGCGAAACTCAATACCATTATCCGTAATTATCGTCCTTACCTGATTCTCAACCGCGTCCGGAAAAAGAAAGATCTTTTAATGGGCGACAATGTAGTTCAATTGTCCAGAAAATACCTCGAAGTAGAAACCCGTTTCTCTGGATACCTCGTGGAAAGTGACCGGGTCCACGACTCTGTCGATGAAATGATCCCGTTTCTGATTAAAGACCCACAAAGCCCTCCCTCCCAGAATATACAAAAGATTGTAGGTGCCCTGACCCAGATGGACATTCACCTTGCAAAAAAAGACGATGCTATT
- a CDS encoding site-2 protease family protein yields the protein MTQTEFFIYLAPIALISLTLHEYSHGYVAYLLGDDTAKRRGRLSFNPLRHLDPIGTLFIIFFHFGWAKPVPVDPRNFSDPRKHMMFVALAGPAANLMIALVGGFLLRMVFKDVENYVGLFDFFCVVVLINVILALFNLLPFFPLDGSSILKGLLPSTWADRLANVDKYFAILLIGIFIADGFLKIGIFGGILLKPVMFVVQFLTQEAFPAFLSRL from the coding sequence TTGACACAGACCGAATTTTTTATATATCTCGCGCCCATTGCCCTCATTTCGCTAACGCTCCATGAGTATTCTCATGGGTACGTTGCCTATTTGTTAGGGGATGATACTGCGAAAAGGAGAGGGCGATTATCTTTTAATCCGCTCCGTCACCTGGATCCTATCGGGACACTGTTCATAATTTTTTTCCACTTTGGGTGGGCCAAACCAGTCCCGGTAGACCCCCGGAATTTTAGCGATCCGCGCAAACATATGATGTTTGTTGCCTTGGCAGGACCTGCAGCTAATTTGATGATAGCCCTGGTGGGTGGGTTTTTGTTGCGGATGGTGTTTAAGGATGTTGAGAATTACGTGGGTCTTTTCGACTTTTTTTGCGTAGTCGTCCTGATTAATGTGATCCTGGCCTTGTTCAATCTGTTACCGTTTTTCCCTTTGGATGGTTCCAGTATCCTGAAAGGGTTATTGCCTTCAACCTGGGCTGACCGGTTGGCCAATGTGGATAAGTATTTTGCTATTCTCCTTATCGGAATATTTATTGCGGATGGTTTTTTAAAAATTGGCATTTTTGGCGGGATTCTTTTAAAGCCGGTCATGTTTGTGGTACAGTTTTTGACCCAGGAAGCTTTTCCTGCCTTTTTATCAAGACTTTGA
- the trpS gene encoding tryptophan--tRNA ligase translates to MAKKRILSGMQPSGLLHLGNYFGALKNWISLQDDFECFFFIADWHSLSTLYEDPSKIKEFTYNVAVDWMAAGLDPEKTTMFVQSKIPEHAELHLILSMIVPVPWLERNPTYKEKQDEVKNVDMSSYGFLGYPVLQTADIILYKANFVPVGVDQEPHLEISREIVRRFNNIYKKDVFPEPQAKISETPKLNGIDGRKMSKSYNNAIFLSDDEAGVKKKVMSMLTDPARQRRNDPGDPDVCNLFPLHKLYSDKEMQQQIDSDCRSAGIGCMDCKKMLYESMMKGMGPHMERRREIAAKPKEVEEILEEGAKKAGQVARETMKEAQAAMGL, encoded by the coding sequence ATGGCGAAAAAAAGAATTTTAAGTGGAATGCAGCCCTCGGGCCTGCTGCATCTCGGTAATTACTTTGGTGCCCTGAAAAACTGGATTTCCCTGCAGGATGATTTTGAATGTTTTTTCTTCATCGCAGACTGGCATTCCCTGAGCACTCTTTACGAGGACCCGTCAAAAATAAAGGAGTTCACGTATAACGTTGCAGTGGACTGGATGGCTGCCGGACTTGATCCGGAAAAAACCACGATGTTCGTTCAATCAAAGATACCGGAACATGCGGAGCTTCACTTGATCCTTTCCATGATCGTCCCGGTACCTTGGCTTGAAAGGAATCCAACATATAAGGAAAAACAGGACGAAGTTAAAAATGTCGACATGAGTTCCTATGGTTTCCTTGGTTATCCAGTTTTGCAAACGGCAGACATCATTCTTTACAAGGCGAATTTTGTGCCTGTAGGGGTTGACCAGGAACCGCACTTGGAAATTTCTCGGGAAATCGTTCGCAGGTTCAACAACATCTATAAAAAGGATGTGTTCCCTGAACCCCAAGCTAAAATTTCAGAAACACCCAAGCTCAATGGAATTGATGGAAGGAAAATGAGCAAAAGCTACAACAACGCTATTTTCCTCTCTGATGACGAAGCGGGTGTCAAGAAAAAGGTCATGTCGATGTTGACGGACCCGGCGCGGCAACGGCGCAATGATCCGGGGGACCCCGATGTCTGCAACCTGTTTCCACTTCACAAGCTGTACTCTGATAAAGAGATGCAACAGCAGATTGACTCGGACTGCAGGTCAGCTGGAATTGGGTGCATGGATTGTAAGAAGATGTTGTATGAATCCATGATGAAAGGGATGGGACCTCACATGGAGCGCCGCCGGGAAATTGCGGCAAAGCCAAAAGAAGTGGAAGAGATTCTGGAAGAGGGTGCCAAAAAGGCAGGACAGGTGGCCCGTGAAACGATGAAAGAAGCACAAGCTGCAATGGGCTTGTAA
- the ileS gene encoding isoleucine--tRNA ligase — translation MDYKDTLNLPVTDFPMKANLVKREPEILERWEKEGLYRKIREQAKGRKKYVFHDGPPYANGHIHMGHALNKILKDFIVRIKGLEGFDAGFIPGWDCHGLPIEHQVTKELKAKKQVKDKVEVRKLCREYADKFVDIQRDEFKRLGVFADWENPYLTMNFGYEATIVEEFTRFALSGMVYKGLKPVHWCTNCQTALAEAEVEYQDHKSPSIYVKFPVTEEWNDRIPGVGQDNLHFAIWTTTPWTLPANLALCLHPEFDYIAVKMNDEVLIIAEGLLDQLAKEWEVADHQVLGKCKGKDLEGVITRHPFADRNSPVILGDHVTIEQGTGCVHTAPGHGQEDYVVGMKYGLETYNPVNDAGVFKDDLPFFGGMFVTKANPEITQKLKEDGFLIRDGEIKHSYPHCWRCHKPIIFRATSQWFISMDSYGLREKSLAEIDKTQWVPPWGRDRIYSMVENRPDWCVSRQRAWGVPIAIFTCKGCEEPLISKEVFDHVVNLTAEGGADFWFEKEVDEILPKGTSCASCKGTEFKKEQDILDVWFDSGVSHAAVLEANENESWPADLYLEGSDQHRGWFHSSLLESVGTRDRAPYRTVLTHGYVVDGKGKKMAKSQGNVIAPQKIIDQYGAEILRLWVASENYREDIRVSNEILKRLTEAYRKIRNTYRFLLGNLHDFNPDQDAIPLKEMEEIDRYILHRFQVINKKIRKAFENFEFHVFFHTFYNFCVVDMSSFYLDIIKDRLYTYPRQSKGRRSGQTALNILLKGMTQLMAPILSFTADEVWSFMSEKNRDSESVHLSRFPENPETSLPEELVKKWETITQLRSEVSKALELKRQEKIIGHSLDAKVTLKLPEELRALFEGAEEELQFIFIVSAVEFASSLEGVEDVVTAENIEGLMIAVSPAPGVKCDRCWNFFVASGNDGEGSSVCQRCVAHLESAEA, via the coding sequence ATGGATTACAAAGATACTCTCAACCTCCCGGTAACCGACTTTCCGATGAAGGCCAATCTGGTCAAACGGGAACCGGAAATTCTTGAGCGTTGGGAAAAAGAAGGCCTATACAGAAAAATCCGCGAGCAGGCTAAAGGGCGAAAGAAGTACGTTTTTCATGATGGTCCCCCTTATGCCAACGGGCATATCCATATGGGGCATGCTCTCAATAAAATCCTGAAAGACTTCATCGTTCGTATCAAGGGATTGGAAGGGTTTGACGCTGGATTTATTCCCGGCTGGGATTGTCACGGTCTACCGATTGAGCATCAGGTCACCAAGGAACTGAAAGCCAAAAAGCAGGTGAAAGATAAAGTTGAGGTTCGCAAACTGTGCCGCGAATACGCAGACAAGTTTGTTGATATCCAACGTGATGAATTCAAACGCCTCGGAGTATTTGCCGACTGGGAGAACCCTTACCTCACGATGAATTTCGGTTATGAAGCCACTATTGTTGAGGAGTTCACCCGGTTCGCATTGTCAGGCATGGTGTACAAGGGACTCAAACCGGTGCACTGGTGCACCAATTGTCAGACTGCTCTTGCCGAAGCAGAGGTTGAATATCAGGACCACAAGTCACCTTCCATCTACGTTAAGTTTCCTGTAACAGAAGAGTGGAACGATCGTATTCCGGGCGTAGGTCAGGACAATCTGCATTTTGCAATCTGGACGACCACTCCGTGGACGCTTCCGGCCAATCTTGCGCTGTGCCTGCATCCTGAATTTGATTACATCGCGGTAAAAATGAATGACGAGGTGTTAATCATAGCGGAAGGGCTCCTGGACCAATTAGCTAAGGAATGGGAAGTTGCTGACCATCAGGTCCTGGGTAAATGCAAAGGCAAGGATCTTGAGGGAGTGATCACACGACATCCTTTTGCGGACAGGAACTCCCCCGTAATTTTGGGAGATCACGTTACGATTGAGCAGGGCACGGGTTGTGTGCACACGGCCCCGGGTCACGGGCAGGAAGACTATGTTGTCGGAATGAAGTATGGACTGGAAACGTACAACCCTGTCAACGATGCCGGAGTGTTCAAAGATGACCTGCCTTTTTTTGGTGGAATGTTCGTCACTAAAGCCAATCCGGAGATCACACAGAAGTTAAAAGAAGATGGATTCCTGATTCGTGATGGTGAGATCAAACATTCCTACCCGCATTGCTGGCGTTGTCACAAGCCGATTATATTTCGTGCGACCTCTCAATGGTTTATTTCGATGGATAGCTATGGGTTGAGGGAAAAGTCCCTCGCAGAAATCGACAAGACCCAATGGGTGCCACCCTGGGGACGGGATCGGATCTACAGTATGGTGGAAAACCGACCAGACTGGTGTGTTTCCCGCCAGCGGGCGTGGGGGGTTCCCATCGCAATATTCACCTGTAAAGGATGCGAAGAGCCTTTGATCTCAAAAGAAGTCTTTGATCATGTGGTCAACCTGACAGCTGAAGGTGGCGCAGACTTCTGGTTTGAAAAAGAGGTGGACGAAATATTGCCCAAGGGTACTTCTTGCGCTTCATGCAAAGGCACAGAGTTCAAAAAAGAACAGGACATCCTCGATGTCTGGTTTGACTCCGGTGTTAGCCATGCCGCCGTGCTTGAGGCGAATGAAAATGAATCGTGGCCTGCAGATTTGTACCTTGAAGGCAGCGACCAGCACCGTGGCTGGTTTCACAGTTCTCTACTGGAATCTGTGGGGACGCGTGATCGTGCACCGTATAGAACGGTGTTGACACATGGCTACGTGGTGGATGGCAAGGGCAAGAAAATGGCAAAGTCCCAGGGTAATGTCATCGCCCCACAAAAAATTATCGACCAATATGGAGCGGAAATTTTACGGCTCTGGGTAGCATCGGAAAATTATCGGGAAGACATCCGCGTTTCCAATGAAATTTTAAAGCGGTTGACCGAAGCCTACCGCAAAATCCGTAACACGTACCGTTTTCTTCTGGGAAACCTGCATGACTTTAATCCCGATCAGGACGCTATTCCACTAAAGGAGATGGAAGAGATAGATCGTTATATCCTGCACCGGTTTCAGGTTATAAATAAAAAAATTCGCAAGGCCTTCGAGAATTTCGAATTCCACGTTTTTTTTCACACCTTTTACAATTTCTGTGTAGTGGATATGAGCTCCTTTTATCTCGATATAATCAAGGACAGGCTTTATACCTATCCGCGTCAATCAAAAGGACGACGTTCCGGACAAACGGCTCTCAATATTCTGTTGAAGGGCATGACACAACTCATGGCGCCGATATTGAGTTTTACGGCGGACGAGGTGTGGTCCTTTATGTCCGAAAAAAACAGGGACAGCGAAAGTGTGCACTTAAGCCGATTTCCTGAAAATCCTGAAACGTCCCTTCCTGAGGAACTTGTGAAGAAATGGGAAACGATCACTCAGCTCAGGAGTGAGGTGAGCAAGGCTTTGGAACTCAAGCGGCAGGAAAAAATCATCGGGCATTCTCTGGATGCAAAAGTGACTCTTAAACTTCCGGAAGAGCTGCGGGCATTGTTTGAAGGAGCTGAAGAAGAGCTTCAGTTCATTTTCATTGTTTCGGCAGTCGAGTTTGCCAGTTCCCTCGAGGGTGTTGAGGATGTGGTGACCGCTGAAAATATTGAAGGTTTAATGATTGCTGTGTCCCCGGCACCGGGAGTCAAGTGTGACCGCTGCTGGAACTTTTTTGTTGCATCCGGAAACGACGGTGAAGGTTCAAGTGTTTGCCAGCGTTGTGTTGCTCACCTTGAATCGGCTGAGGCCTGA